tttgctcctatattcgattcctcttgttataaaggccaacatgccattcgctttcttcactgcctgctgttcctgcatgcttactttcatagactgatgtacaaggacccccagatcccgttgtacttccccttttcccaacttgacgccatttagatagtaatctgccttcctgtttttgctgcctgcctgccattctgaaagggacccattaatccctactctttgtttcctgtctgccaaccacttctctatccttgtcagcactctacccccaaaaccatgtgccctaattttgcccactaatctccactatctctaaccttatcaaatgctttctgaaagtccaggtacactgcatccactggctctcccttgtccattttcctagttacatcttcaaataaattccagcagattagtcaagcatgattcccccttcgtaaaaccatgctgactcggaccgatcctgttactgctatccaaatgttcggctatctcatcttttataattgactccagcatctccccaccaccgatgtcaagctaactggtctataattccctgttttctctctcccgcctttctaaaAAAGAaactggcaaataaataaatgatgggtctttgtcccaaacattatggagggcaatgtgctccaaggaataaagccccggCTTAAATCATCTCTGCAATCTTTTCATTGAATGTCATCCTTCAGATaaaagggtgatcaaaactgaacataatactccaaaggaagacacaaagtgctggaataactcagcaggtcagccagcatcttagGAGAATgtggtttcaggtcggggcccttctttagactcaataCTCATCAACATATTGTCCAACTAACATAATATGcaaacttcaatactcaatgctctgactgatgaaagggaATATACAAAAAGTCTTCTTTACCATCCCTATtaccctgtgacgccactttcagggaactgtacctgtactcctagatccctctactctacaacattccccagggccctCCCATTCACTGGGAGGGTCCTACTCGGGTTTGGCTTCCTCAAATACACCTCGTACTTATCTGCATTTAACTCCATTAGCTattcctcggcccacttgcccGACTGCTGCACTTCCTGATTATCGTCTATGATGCCACCTACTTTAGTGGCAACTGAAACTCGCAGATTGCACCTTGCACATTCTCAactaaatcgttgatataaaccacaaatttataggggcccagcactgatccctggggaacaccactagtcattgGCTTTTAAAACATAATTGTTTTACATGTATATTATTTTTCTGAGTACTCACCAAAGTGCATTTTTATTACAGGCGTTCCAGAAGTAGATCTAGAAGACGTTCACATTCAAAGTCAAGGAGCAGGCGACGATCACGGAGTCCGAGACGAAGAAGATCTCGTTCAAGGGAGCGAAGGAGATCTCGAAGTGTATCAAAGTCAAGGTTGTTTTTTTTGCAGTTTCCTTGTCATGCCTTTTTAAAATATTACTGAATTGGTACGGTTTTTTAAATGGCTGTGTATAGTTAAATTATGTTTGATTGCAAGTCACTTTTGAGCATGAATTTTATAGTTCTTGGACACTTTttagggaaaaaaagaaagaagagaagaaaagATCCAAAACCCCCCCGAAAAGCTACAGCACAGCCAGGCGATCACGCAGCCCCAGCAGGTATGTATGTACTTTATAGAAAGATGCTTGTGTTCTGGAGATGTTGGTGAAGAGAAAGCAGATATTTCCATTTCCTCCTCCAGTTTAGTTGGTCTCTGGTCTGTGCAGCACTTGGGAAATCGAAGCAAAAGGGCATTACCAAGAAATTTGTTACAACAGAAAACAACTGCTATTTGGAATAGGATATTATGTCTTCAGCGTAATGTGGTGTTCAGTTTGAATGGTATTTTGTCATCAaaatacaatgctgagaaactatattctgcattctggtatcTTTCTCTTCGCTCTACCTTTTGTGTTTGGCTTGTATTCCAGATttcatttgattggatagcatgcaaacaaaagcttttcactataccttgccACACATGTTACCAATAAACCTAAACAATTTTAGTGTGTGCTTTTAAAGAGAGCAATATTCATCAAAATGCCACCTTTCATAAAGTTTGTAAAAAAAAGGTGGTATCTGACTCCCTTCGCTTTCTGCTGATATCCGATTCCCTTCGCTATCTGACCTAGCTTTTAAATTCAGAATATTTTTGAAATGAGGATTTAATACAGTAATACAGAAGTGGAGCTACTCAATTGGAGATTgaagtttatagacaataggtgcaggagtaggccattcggcccttcgagccagctttaagagttctatctgactcttgaaagcatccagagaactggcctcaactgccctctgaggcagagaattccacagactcgcgactctctgtgtggaaatagtatttcctcatctccgttctaaatggcttgccccttattcttaaactgtggcccctggttctggactcccccaacatcaggaacatgtttcctgcctctagcgtatccaaaccattaataatcttaagtttcaataagacccccctctcatcctaaattccagagtatacaagcccagccacttcattctatcaacatatgacagtcccgaaaTTAAACCATTGACATTAGTTTCTATTATTATTCCTAGATTTACTTTTGCAACATTTCTCTAACAAGTGTAGCAGTTTTTAAAGCTGTCTTGTTGCAAGAACATTTGATAGTTTTAAAAGTCTCGTCACAGTAGATAATTAAACAAATTATTGAATTGCGTAATCAAGATACTTCCTTTGCTTTGTCAGAGACAGAGAACGAGAGCGAGAAAGAGAACGAAGACGTAGAAGAACTAGATCAATTACCAGATCTCCAAAGAAGTCAAGATCACCCAAGCGCAAACTGTCGCGGTCACCATCTCCTCGAaggtattgttttttttttaaagatctggACTTATACACAGTTCCGTACAATGTATGTTAACAGTTTATGACAGCAAATTTTGGTAAGTTATCGATTTTTTTGTGGTCTGGGTTAACAATGGAATTGTTCATTGTCAGACAATACTGGATAGcagtcatgtttaagaaggaactgcagatgctggaacaatcgaaggtaaacaaaaatgctggagaagctcagcgggtgaggcagcatctatggagcgaaggaaggggtgatgtttccggtcgagacccttcttcaggtggaggggcaggaagaagaaagggggaagggggagacattggtctgtgggagagctgggaaggggaaagagggagaaagcaaagactacctgaaattggagaagtcaatgttcatacagctggggtgtaaactacccaagcgaaatatgaggtgctgctcctccaatttactcaccctggccatggaggaggcccaggacagaaaggtcgaattcggaatgggagggggagttgaactgctgagccaccgggagatcagtttggttattgcaaacggagcggaggtgttgggcgaagcgatcgtcaagcctacgcttggtctcaccaatgtagagcagttgacacctagagcagcgatgcaatagatgaggataGTAGTCATGTAAGCTGATACTTCAGTGCCGCATTATAGAAATCTTCAAAAATGAAACACTAATGAAAACTTTTCTCAAGAAAGGAAGCGGCAAAAGAGttgaaactataggccggttagcctgaccaGTGATTGGTGATATTTTGGAGTCCATTAGCCTGCTGGTACTGGATTCACAAAAGgtgaatttgcaagttgaatcagtaaggAAGGCAACTGCAATGTTGGTATATAAAAGTGGGGATGCAATGCtggggctttataaggcactggtcagagtgccattggagtattgtgaacaatttgggccccatatctgaggagaaatgtgctggtgttggagagggtccagaggaggtttacaagaatgatccaggGGATGATTAGGTTAACGAATTATGTATTTGAAGGCTCTGGCCCTGTACTCGGAGTATAGAAGATGGAGagaggaccttattgaaacttcccgaagagtgaaaggcctggatagagtggatgtggagaagatatttccactaatgggagagtctaggtctaggaccagagggcacagcatcagaataaaaggatgtacttttagaaggGTAATGAGGAGGAActattttagtcagagggtggcagatctgttgaattcattggcacaggctactgtggaggccaagtcattgggtttgttttaaagcggagattggcaTGTTTTTAATTAATACACGTTTTAATTATGAAGGTtatcgggagaatggggttgagagggaaagatggggccgaatggtataattctgcttctatgacatgaACGTTTAAAATTTAATTATGAGAATATATGTTTGAAGATGATTTATTTTCCAGGCataagaaagaaaagaagaaGGACAAAGACCGGGACCGAAGCCGTGaagtagaggagagggagaggtcgtCTAGCAAAAAGAAGAGGAGCAAAGATAAGGagcgggagaaagagagggaaaaaaaggcCGAAAGTGAGAAAGGAGATGTGAAGGTAAGTTTGGAACTATATATATATGGCTTTTAGTTCGAAAGCGAAGAACATCTTTAATTGTGTACCATTTTTATCCTTCTGTTCCATGGGGCATGTGAATATTAAAGCAGATAGATGCTTTTTACGTGGGTTGGTTTATTCAATTTGATATGGCATCCTGCACTTGCACAGGTGACAAGAGATTATGATGAAGAGGAACAAGGATATGACAGtgaaaaagagaaaaaggaagAACAGAATGTTTCTGAATCTGGGACGTCCCCAAAACTGAAAGAGTTGGCACAAGCAACTGACAAGGGAAGCACAGATATTGTGAAAGAGTCAAAAGTCAATGGTGACGATCATCATGAAGAAGATATGGACATGAGTGAATAAATTTAGTGTAATCTGATTTATATTCCTAATGTGAAGTGATTATTTTTAGCAGTGCTTTCTGTCAGAATTGAAGTGTCACCCTTCTATTATATTTTCTACAGTTACAGAAAGTGGTGACCTTGGCACCTGGCTTCCAACGGTTTGTGAAAAAGGTGTACAGATGACTTGGTTCAGGAAGTGAACTGCACTTCTTATAGCATCAGATTGGTGTGCCAGTAAGAAGCTTTTTTTCTGAAATGTATGCAGGGATCTCCTTTGACAAGAGTAGGAACCTCAGTaatgtgtattttttgtttaaaGAGACTCAACAAATATTGATGTAGATAGTTACATATCCTATGAGCCTTGTGACTGTAGATTTGAGTTCTGTAGTTTACTGTTTATTTGGCTTTCTTAGTTTTAAGTGACGTCTGCTTTTTGTATGTATCTTTACGAAATAAACTACTTTGGTATTCCCTGCTCTTCAACTTATCACTCGTGTATCGCTCATTGTTCACAAAGGGCATCTGCCCCAACTGGATTTGTTGTGCAACGTCATGTGAGGGGGAAAATAGTTTTCTTTACCTTGATACCGACAGGTCTACCAGGTTAGCAATTTATGGCTGCAATATGTGCCATGGTCTTGTACAGTTTATGAAGAAAATTTGTTTTACATGTAGCTTTCATAATAAAAGCTATTTTAAAGCCTGGCTCAGATCCTTGTTATTTTAACTTAGAATGTGTTTGAGTCTTTAAGAAGGGTGTCTTGTAAATTTTCCAATTCAAATGTCACACTAGCTGTGGGGAAATATTTTAAACTCGCTATTAATATTTGAATGATTTTTACTTTCTGCCTCCAATCCTTTTCAGACAGCAGTTTGATGAGTAAAATGGCCAGACCCACAGCTGATTTTTCTACTCCTTGGATTCCAGAAATTATGAACAGTTTGCTATGGCAGAATTCTAACCTTACCTTGACCTGTTTTGAAGAGTATATTACCAATCTGGATCCTGTCATTGCCTCCTTGCAGGCAGAAATATTCTCCCCCACATCTACCTGGACAAACACTTGGTCCAGGCCTTCTGTTGCACAGCTGAATTTGAGAATACTCAAGGGgaaccctcattgaaacttagcaaaTAGTTAAATagtgtggatatggagaggatgtttccactagtggaggaatttaggaccagaggtgatatcctaagaattaaaggacattcctttagggtggagaagaggaggaatttctttagtcggagggtgatgaatccatggaattcaacaccacacaaggctgtggaggccaagtcaatgattaaggcagacagatagattcttgattaatacggttatcaggggttatggggagggcagtagaatggggttaagagggaaatagattgaatgacggagtagacttgatgggctgaatttaaCAGCTTCATAACTTAAGGTTAACCATCTTGTGCAATTAAATAAAGATTATTAGTACCTTTTTCTGAGCAATGGAATTAAACATCCAGTTTGTTTTTCTTCTTAAATTGAATACTAAAAACTCAATTTTCAATGTGTCATCTGATAACAAACTTGATTCTTTCAGGAAATGACACTGGAGCCCAACTTAAATTAGGACTTTATTTCATTTTTTGAAATGGAGAGAACAATTGTGAGGTGTACACTTAATAATTTCACCAGGAAGGAACCAGACAGACCTTTTGATCTGGATCTCAAGAGTTTTTTTGATGGAAGCAATATTGGCTGTAAATTGGCTATTGCATAGCAAAAAAGAGTGAGCAATCTAATATGGAATTTAGTGAAGAATAGATCAACATTTGTTAAAtgttttttggttttagtttattattgttgtgtacaagtgaaaagcttttttggtaCATGCTATCCCTTCAGCGAAAAGACTGTatacatacatgattacaaacaagccaaccacagtgtacagatacaggataaagggaaaaatTATTTAAAAGAGCAAAGCAAATGTGCTGACTAatagcagatccacttctgggaccagcacacacTGGTGCCTAGCTTTGATGACATATTTTAGCaggtcgggtacttttcggcgccTCCGTTTCAGGGTGTTTGAGTTGGGGTTAGGGTAtgggtttacaatacaatacaatacggttttattcgtcacattgcacataaagagcaaatgaaatgaatttgccagcattggtacaatgataaagaacacacaatacacaataaaatttaacacaaacatccatcactggtggaaggcacaaaatttagccagtcctccattttcccccgtggtcgggacctcaacactCCGCAGCCgtagctgcgggcgtccagatgttcagacaaggtaagtcctgaaatggtgcctcccaccggagaccgcggcttcaagatggtgtaggctgcaggccggccgtcgaagatttaaagtcgccgcagccagaagcaccgcagaccgcagggccggcggtcgaagctcccctccaggggtgatgacaTGTGCACGCCGGGTTAGGGTGCCACAGCGGTGGGCCAGTGGAAACCAATTTCCAAACTTGTTAACATAAAGCTGATCTCACTTGCAATATCCTTGGTTTCCACTGGCCCACCGCTGTGGCACCCTAACACCCCAAAACAGAggcgccgaatggtaccattGCGGAtggaagggcctcaacctgaaaagtcacccattccttctctccagagatgctgcctgtcccactgagttaatccagcattttgtgtctaccatgtttTTTTTACCACTCTACTGTGTTGCCATTATCAGGAAGCTTGGACCATCAGATTCCTCTGTACTTTAATGCAGTTtatgggtcttgccattaactgcattACTCTTACATTcaccctcccaaagtgcaacacctcttaattgcttggattaaactccatctgcttttTCTCAGTCTGTTTATGTAGCAAATTTGTATCTCACTGTATACATTGACAACCTTCCCCAGTCGACTCTGGCAACCTtgctgtcatctgcaaaattactaaCCAAGCCATCaacatttatttccaagtcaCATATTGCAAACAAATCCCAGCAGAAGTCCAATGGTCATAAACCTCCAGCCCAGAATAACACCACAACCCTGTCATCTATGGGTAAGTCTCCTGAATCCATACGATGAAATCATTGTGaatcatcttaatcttctggatcaatcTGCAATGGGGGACATAATAATGTCcatctagacaacatccactgcatcacttcctcaaaaacaatcaagtttgtaagatatagaaaataggtgcaggagtaggccattcgagcctgccccgccattcaatatgatcatggctgatcatccaactcagtatcctgtacctgctttctctccatacctcctgatccctttagccacaagggccacatctaactccctcttaaatatagccaatgaactggcctcagctacattctgtggcagagaattccagagattcaccactgttaaaaaaaaaaaatctcatctcagtcctaaaagatttccccttttatccttaaactgaccacttgttctggacttccccaacatcgggaacaatcttcctgcatctagcctgtccaacccctttaagaattttgtaagtttctataagatcccccccaatcttctaaattctagcgcgtacaagccgagtctatccagtctttcttcatatgaaagtcctgacatcccagatatcagtctggtgaaccttctctgtactccctttatggcaagaatatTACCTACCGCAGACAAAGCTATgccggtacagtggcacagtacaGTCGCTGCCTTACCGTACCAGACCCGGCAGGGgaacagttgggggggggggggggggacgacgacaaaacgaggagccggcgtgctttgtcggCTCGTAGGTgaccgctatttgtatacatcatatatgcaagcaaagaatctcactgtgcctagtcataataaagtattcctaccagagacccgggtttgatcctggcaatggatgctgtctgcacgttctccctgtgactgcatgggtttcttcccacactccaaacgaacaggctgtaggttaattggctttggtaaaaattgtacattgtttcTAGTATGTAGCCTGGTGGTTACCTGGAGCAggagctgctccagtacatcaagTGTATGGACTGGACTTTTGGTTAATGATGCGAAAATATGGTGACTCGTGCATGCgatctatgcaaaaagaatttcactgtgcatacaAGACAGAGCACCACAGAATCATTATCTTTCCTCCTATGGCACTGGAACATGCCATCCTAAACTCTGATCAACTGGACTTTTAAACAAATCCCACATCAGATGCAGCCaacaactgctcccaatttaCTGCCTAATAACATAATGtgccttactccaatttagtaTCTTTCCCCATGGTCCAAACTTATCCCTACTCAAAACCATCACAGAACTGAATTGTGATCACATCCTCAAAATTGATTTCCTCAGCCAATCCAACTGTTCCCTTTTTAAATCTCCTGCTGCTTCTCCAAACTTGAAATTGACTATCCATTGCGGCATCCaataatttttgttttaattttagagatactgcgtggaaacaggcccttcagcccaccgagtctgcaccgaccagcgatccctgcacactaacgctatcctacagggacaatttacatttacatcaaacTAATTAACttaaaacctgtacacctttggagtgtgggaggaaaccaaacatctcagacaaaactcacagggagaacatacaaactatacagacagcgactctaccactgcgccaccgtgccgctctttcCTTGGTGTTGAAACTAATTCTCTTACTGTTTGGAATTTACCCCGATTTATATTTTCTGTTATTTTCACCATGCTAATTAATTGGATATATTTTTTTTCTGTCATTGATGCCACATTAATACACTGCTGGTTAGTAATCAGGTGGATCTAGAATAACTAGGATGTCATGTTGACATTACATAATGtgaatttcagtttttttttttttttgtttttttttttttttgtttattttattagaagttaatacaatacaaaacaatacagtggcacctaattttaggtgccaactatgtcataccgtaatccattctatgtacaacctctagttttatgttatgagtaggcaagacaagaaaaagaaaacaatagaaaggggaaagagtggaaaaatagatggtagagagtagaaaaatgtgaagtgtggatataaaaaaaaaataaaaaaaaaataaaaaagaaaaggtggaaagtagaaatagaagaaaaggccccttaaaagagaatttttcaaatctatattcggagatgtagatctatccacgtcatgaactgaaatcagcaatccttatggtgccgctgcatcacatgattccaaaaagtcgatgaaaggagaccaactccttaagaattggtcataattatctattagtcggagtctcatttcttcaaggcgtgctatgtccatcatattcctaatccacattttaacagttggtatggttgtatttttccaaaatttaagtatcaatttctttccaattattaacccataattaaaaaaaacattttggtctttatttaaattggtatcttctcctattattccaaatataatccattccattttgggttctattcttgacttgaagagctttgtaaatatatcactccaaaatttattcaactttgtacatcctacaaatgaatgtgttaaattagcgttttgaaacaaacatttatcgcatctgggagagacgtttggataaaatttattccacctcgtttttgaataatatagtctatgtaataatttgaattgaattaaattatgtcttgtattaatagaacagttatgtgtattcatcaaatacttttcccatctatccttcgagatctttatcattagctcatgttcccaatcttcccttagt
This sequence is a window from Amblyraja radiata isolate CabotCenter1 chromosome 10, sAmbRad1.1.pri, whole genome shotgun sequence. Protein-coding genes within it:
- the srsf11 gene encoding serine/arginine-rich splicing factor 11 isoform X2 — its product is MTKKSSTGVIPDESKALSLLAPANAVAGLLPGGGLLPTPNPLASLSGVPLATLGNVNPGLDPTLAALGLPGANLNSQVTADQLLKLITQVDPKLNHASGAIVSPALKSDTSSKDIEEAMKRVKEAQSLISAAIETEKKDDKRKHSRSRSRSRRRRSRSRSRHRRSRSRSRRRSHSKSRSRRRSRSPRRRRSRSRERRRSRSVSKSREKKKEEKKRSKTPPKSYSTARRSRSPSRDRERERERERRRRRTRSITRSPKKSRSPKRKLSRSPSPRRHKKEKKKDKDRDRSREVEERERSSSKKKRSKDKEREKEREKKAESEKGDVKVTRDYDEEEQGYDSEKEKKEEQNVSESGTSPKLKELAQATDKGSTDIVKESKVNGDDHHEEDMDMSE